In Elephas maximus indicus isolate mEleMax1 chromosome 7, mEleMax1 primary haplotype, whole genome shotgun sequence, the following proteins share a genomic window:
- the XRRA1 gene encoding X-ray radiation resistance-associated protein 1 isoform X3 yields MPQPKSWVYEASDEQPDYTVLPMKKDVDRTEVVFSSYPAFSTSQITKVCTLPPIFEILPVKSLKARNQTLAPPFPELRYLSLAYNKIAREDALLPVALFPSLCELIFHNNPLVAHTRGVPLLLKSFLQERLGIHLIRRKIVKAKHPRILMPRKDTRKVKTQIPKVLKRPLMLQYPSVTSVEPPPRNVPEAGPTEELPIAKSTSMESERPIEGLEGLSMSRRTFVPLPPICSDSTVHSEETTSRPSDVAGRLSPEHPSDEDTRSIESIFLTQVSGLPTSIQKDDSEVKEKDQRRPSTAPKEVKRTRKKPPSASIPKKYHGYKELLTTEPDPDFIEPKGIQKNAQALQHMLKHPLLYRSSKPKMDTFQKPFLAKEKRSQRICVPPPRKTRAQLLDDILIRMRDPRNVTEAPLGTVLRRRAEQRLVNQKQYLEAKRLLKEFRARYRQLVRGSMRAVFGQPPPRPALGESQPKLGRFLEFMDEFCQEPPAGNSKG; encoded by the exons AGGTTGTGTTCTCATCCTACCCTGCATTTTCAACCTCACAG ATAACCAAAGTATGTACACTTCCTCCCATATTCGAGATTCTTCCTGTGAAGTCACTGAAGGCCAGGAACCAGACACTGGCTCCACCCTTCCCAGAGCTGAGGTACCTTAGCTTGGCCTACAACAAG ATCGCGAGGGAGGATGCTCTGCTGCCGGTAGCTCTCTTCCCATCTCTCTGCGAGCTCATCTTTCATAACAACCCTCTGGTGGCGCACACACGAG GGGTCCCTCTACTGCTAAAGAGTTTCCTCCAGGAGCGACTGGGGATCCACTTAATTCGAAGGAAGATAGTTAAGGCTAAGCACCCACGTATTTTGATGCCTCGGAAGGACACACGGAAG GTGAAAACCCAAATCCCAAAGGTGCTGAAGCGGCCTCTGATGCTCCAGTACCCATCTGTGACCTCAGTCGAGCCTCCCCCAAGGAATGTGCCAGAGGCAGGGCCCACCGAAGAGTTGCCCATTGCTAAAAGCACTTCCATGGAGTCAGAGAGGCCCATCGAGGGCCTTGAGGGCCTTTCCATGTCCCGCCGGACCTTCGTGCCGCTGCCTCCTATCTGCTCAGACTCCACCGTGCATAGCGAAGAGACCACGTCCCGCCCGAGCGATGTAGCTGGCCGCCTCAGCCCAGAGCATCCATCAGACGAGGACACCAGAAGCATAGAGTCCATCTTCTTGACCCAG GTGAGTGGGCTGCCTACCTCCATCCAGAAGGATGACTCAGAGGTGAAGGAGAAAGACCAAAGGAGACCATCAACAGCACCCAAAGAGGTGAAGAGGACTCGGAAGAAGCCCCCATCTGCCTCCATCCCCAAAAAGTACCACGGCTACAAGGAGCTGCTGACAACCGAGCCTGATCCGGACTTCATTGAGCCAAAAG GGATCCAGAAGAATGCCCAGGCCCTGCAGCACATGCTGAAGCACCCACTCCTGTACCGCTCCTCCAAGCCCAAGATGGACACTTTTCAGAAACCCTTCCTCGCCAAGGAAAAGCGG TCCCAGAGGATCTGTGTTCCACCCCCGCGGAAGACTCGAGCCCAGCTGCTGGACGATATCCTCATTCGCATGCGCGACCCCCGGAACGTCACAGAGGCTCCACTAG GCACGGTCCTTCGAAGGCGGGCGGAGCAGCGACTGGTGAACCAGAAGCAGTACCTGGAGGCCAAGCGGCTGCTGAAGGAGTTCCGGGCGCGCTACCGGCAGCTGGTGCGCGGCTCCATGCGGGCGGTGTTCGGGCAGCCCCCGCCGCGCCCCGCACTGGGCGAGAGCCAGCCGAAGTTAGGCCGCTTCCTCGAGTTCATGGATGAGTTCTGCCAGGAGCCCCCGGCCGGTAACTCGAAAGGGTAG
- the XRRA1 gene encoding X-ray radiation resistance-associated protein 1 isoform X4 — protein MWTGQITKVCTLPPIFEILPVKSLKARNQTLAPPFPELRYLSLAYNKIAREDALLPVALFPSLCELIFHNNPLVAHTRGVPLLLKSFLQERLGIHLIRRKIVKAKHPRILMPRKDTRKVKTQIPKVLKRPLMLQYPSVTSVEPPPRNVPEAGPTEELPIAKSTSMESERPIEGLEGLSMSRRTFVPLPPICSDSTVHSEETTSRPSDVAGRLSPEHPSDEDTRSIESIFLTQVSGLPTSIQKDDSEVKEKDQRRPSTAPKEVKRTRKKPPSASIPKKYHGYKELLTTEPDPDFIEPKGIQKNAQALQHMLKHPLLYRSSKPKMDTFQKPFLAKEKRSQRICVPPPRKTRAQLLDDILIRMRDPRNVTEAPLGTVLRRRAEQRLVNQKQYLEAKRLLKEFRARYRQLVRGSMRAVFGQPPPRPALGESQPKLGRFLEFMDEFCQEPPAGNSKG, from the exons ATAACCAAAGTATGTACACTTCCTCCCATATTCGAGATTCTTCCTGTGAAGTCACTGAAGGCCAGGAACCAGACACTGGCTCCACCCTTCCCAGAGCTGAGGTACCTTAGCTTGGCCTACAACAAG ATCGCGAGGGAGGATGCTCTGCTGCCGGTAGCTCTCTTCCCATCTCTCTGCGAGCTCATCTTTCATAACAACCCTCTGGTGGCGCACACACGAG GGGTCCCTCTACTGCTAAAGAGTTTCCTCCAGGAGCGACTGGGGATCCACTTAATTCGAAGGAAGATAGTTAAGGCTAAGCACCCACGTATTTTGATGCCTCGGAAGGACACACGGAAG GTGAAAACCCAAATCCCAAAGGTGCTGAAGCGGCCTCTGATGCTCCAGTACCCATCTGTGACCTCAGTCGAGCCTCCCCCAAGGAATGTGCCAGAGGCAGGGCCCACCGAAGAGTTGCCCATTGCTAAAAGCACTTCCATGGAGTCAGAGAGGCCCATCGAGGGCCTTGAGGGCCTTTCCATGTCCCGCCGGACCTTCGTGCCGCTGCCTCCTATCTGCTCAGACTCCACCGTGCATAGCGAAGAGACCACGTCCCGCCCGAGCGATGTAGCTGGCCGCCTCAGCCCAGAGCATCCATCAGACGAGGACACCAGAAGCATAGAGTCCATCTTCTTGACCCAG GTGAGTGGGCTGCCTACCTCCATCCAGAAGGATGACTCAGAGGTGAAGGAGAAAGACCAAAGGAGACCATCAACAGCACCCAAAGAGGTGAAGAGGACTCGGAAGAAGCCCCCATCTGCCTCCATCCCCAAAAAGTACCACGGCTACAAGGAGCTGCTGACAACCGAGCCTGATCCGGACTTCATTGAGCCAAAAG GGATCCAGAAGAATGCCCAGGCCCTGCAGCACATGCTGAAGCACCCACTCCTGTACCGCTCCTCCAAGCCCAAGATGGACACTTTTCAGAAACCCTTCCTCGCCAAGGAAAAGCGG TCCCAGAGGATCTGTGTTCCACCCCCGCGGAAGACTCGAGCCCAGCTGCTGGACGATATCCTCATTCGCATGCGCGACCCCCGGAACGTCACAGAGGCTCCACTAG GCACGGTCCTTCGAAGGCGGGCGGAGCAGCGACTGGTGAACCAGAAGCAGTACCTGGAGGCCAAGCGGCTGCTGAAGGAGTTCCGGGCGCGCTACCGGCAGCTGGTGCGCGGCTCCATGCGGGCGGTGTTCGGGCAGCCCCCGCCGCGCCCCGCACTGGGCGAGAGCCAGCCGAAGTTAGGCCGCTTCCTCGAGTTCATGGATGAGTTCTGCCAGGAGCCCCCGGCCGGTAACTCGAAAGGGTAG